aactaggaatagactagttaggttcagctgacattagcgcatcgctaatgtcagccagtttaatttaggtatttctggtgacagaaaccctttaacttcaGGAACCTTAGTTACCTGTGACCGCAATGCGTAGGATACACACTGCACGCGTGGTATATCAGTGATctgaatattaaagggaacctgtcatcaactttatgatgacctgactgagggcagcataaagtagtgacagaaatgctgatttcagcggtgtcacttatgagctaaaagtaagtggctgcagaaaaccagcatcataatcattgcagcacaggccttgaaaagagtcaaatctacctgagaagagtcatggttatacataatctcctgctctctcgcccatctgctgatgattggcagttctctcctagagagaaagggagaaaactaggtagaagacggtcagtcatcagcaggtgggcaggagaggaggaagtcatgaataaccaggactcttctcaggtggccaggacgcttttccaggcccagtctgcaatgattgtgatgttggctctcggcaaccacttacttttaacttataaatgacagaccgctgaaatcaactcacctgtctctacttcatTCTGCCGTTAGTGTGGGTAGTataaaattgatgacaggttccctttaaaggggaattctaccgtattgataaaaataaatatttccccAGAGAGTCTTAATGATTATTGGTAAAGGTCAATAACACTGAATCCTACACTGCACGGAGTTCCTACACAGAGTCTTTCCTAGAAAAATACCATCAAATCAAACTCCAAGTCGGTTCTGGGCTGTTACAATGAGCAAGCTATTAAGCCAAAAACTTGCCACTGATCAGCTCATCTCATGCCACCCAAATTCTGGGTTGTTTGAGAGCTTtaacttctgcagccatttatgGAATGGTGTGTATTGGTGTCCATATGGCATATTTGTGGCTATTATATAATCCTGAGCACCCACTCTCCACCTTCATTGTTCCCACGTCTCATATGAAGCAGTAGGAAACAGAATGGTCTTTGTGGGGTGTTATAAGTGACACGTTTTGACAAGTTGACTCATCTATAGGTCCTTTATTCGTCACATTTTATACTTTAAGCAAATCCAGAAATTGGCATTCATACCAGTGGTGAGAATTGTCAGTCAATTCAAGAGGGCAGTGGATAGAAGTCTATTGATAACTCAAGGTAAACAGAATTCTCTCAGATGCGATTGATGGTTATTAATATGACATTGTGTTATTATTTGCATGAAATTTAAGATGTActcaaaggagttgtccaagaGGTAAAAATGACTGGGAAAGGCCTCAGAGTGGGATAAAAGGAACTGTACTCGCCCACACCATCTCCCACTCTGTTGCTTACCAGGTCCCCGCTGGTTTCTGCTTCCGGGTCCCATCTCACCATGCAGGAAACGCTTGAAGATACATGCTCAGTCAGTAACTAGCTGAGAACGgcttcttttatgtttttttttttttttttataccactcCCAGGCCTCTCAATAATATTTAGTTTTCAGCTTCAGTAGAATTACATGTGACTATTTTGCTGTTGATGTCCATGCCCACTCTGCTTACTATTTACACCTAGTGGATGTCTACGCTTGCTGTTGTCTTCAATTCCCAAGCTCCTTCAATGTGATAGGGATTGTAGTAAAGCTATGCATGTTTTCCTCCATTTTAGAATCATTGGTGTTCTACTCCGTTTTACAACTTTTACCCGATACCTATTGTttctgcccatcgcctgaattcccTTTgtttttcatcttcattttcaCCCCCCATTCATATCGCCTGAATTCCCTTTGTTTTCCATCTTCATTTTCACCCCCCATTCGTATCTGTAGTTCAGGAAAAAGAAATTCCGAGACTGGGTCCCCAAGTCAGACTCTGACTATGACTCGGATTATTCGGAGGATCAGGATGTTAAACTGCGACAGGTGAGATGTGGTAAATCAATTGTACAttcggtgacaaaaaaaaaaggagttgtTGAAATCCAATGAAACTATGTGTGAATGCAAAGATgacatatgtaagtgattacagtaTTAGCGCGAAAGGATacatttattggggaaaactgtgcaATTGAACCGAGGCTCTAGTATCTTGTTTGGGCcacctctaacctggatacaagatgaggtatACAGGTTCTATATGGTATCCTGCCCCACATttacctacagatgtagcagctTGGCCTTTAGATCTTGCTGGCCCCATAAATGCTCGATTGGTGATAAATCATCATCACCAGCTCCACAGCCAAGGCAGGATGAAAATGCTCACCACAGGGCCTCCAAACTTGAACTCAACCATCGTCTGATCCCAAACAGAGCCTGGATGCAGTGctaaagactagagatgagcgaacttctgttttaagttcgtcgtctaaagttcgggtttggattagcggagaatcccgatctggatccggatatggattccgacttccgttgtggtccgtggtagcggaatcaataatcggccattattgattccgctaccacggaccacaacggaagtcggaatccatatcgggaaccatatcgggattctccgctaaccggaagccgaactttagacgccgaacttaaaacagaagttcgctcatcactactaaagaCGATACAGTTCCAGTCTGTAGAAGTCCAGGTTTCTTTATTCACTGTAAACAAAGGCGATGGTGGCTGGCTGTTAATGGCAGGACACATAATGAAtactgtgacaccaaatttccttctcctTTGTGCCTGGAAATGGTATGGACAGAGACAGGGATGTGTAATGAAGTTtaacacctgtgtctggatggtgtaAAACAAAACCATGGGAGCTGCTCTTGCTTGTCTGTGGATCAAGCGATACTCTCTACTGGTGGTTTGTATGGGCTGCCCAGAACCTGACCGACACGTGTATGTGCCCTCATATAACCACTTCTCCCAACAACTCCTAATAGCTATGTCAGAATGGCCTTGATTGCGTTGACTGAGTTGAAgcaaccatcctgcttctctcagtccaatgatgcaccCTGGGCCTTGAGCAGGCTACCAGGGGGACGTTTTGGCCAGCATCACCATCATGTATCCTCTGATGGGATGTATATTTCTTGCCACTCGGTAACCCTTTAACCTCCGGCTCCCCTATGAAACATCTCTAGCTAAGTATTGCTCCACTTTTATTATCGCCTTGGTATCATTGTTCACATCTGTATCATGGTCGGGCTATGTCCAAATGTCtacctacctcctgatgagcctgcCTTGTTTCAGGTGAAACGCATTGAGGTCTGTGTACTAAGATGTGCATATTAAAAACGTGCGTACTATCTATTAGAGAGGATTGGTGATCATCCAATAATCTGGACCACCCCCTCCACTCTTTGTATTTGCAATATTAATGATTGGTTTTCTGAGAGGGCAGGTGGTGATCCCATATTTCTGGACCACCTTCCATGGTCGATATATCATCTTTTTTAACCGTCTTTTTGTATCTAATTTTCTTCCCTGGTTAGGGTTGATCTAGGGATCGAATagtcttaggttcggggacagggaacccccaccatcaTGGGGcgaccctgggctgagcagttaATAGGGCCAATAGGGTAAGTGTTAGTCTGCCCTGCCCTCTCTCAGACTCTGTCCTTTTTTGGCATCTTTTCTCGAACCGTTAAGCCTATAGACAGTAATGTGTCACCAGTGAATGTTGAAGTCTAGGGGTCACTACTCCCCTATCAAAAGAAATTTATATATAATCCTTTTGAATTGTAGTACActtgttggtatatacatacctatacccgcatAATcacaaataaaggtattttttaaagtcactaattctaaaaGTAATACTTTGAAAACTCGTGTGATAAGAAATACAAAAAATCAAATTATTAGGCAATTGTTGAATGATGCACCCCCTTGCAAAGTCTGTCAGCTGGGCAAAATATCTGAGTGCATCagagaggcatgtctagcagtcaacaatctTTCAACAAGAGGTACATTACCCCAAAGTAGCTTCTGATAGCCTTTTGTTATAGCACTTTTctgccctcttgtggcaagactcaGTGTCTCTGCCTGACACATAACTGCATGCCGAGTTTTGCTAAACTAAAATTTCTATCTGGAtgcattattattttcttttgttgTCAATGAGTATATAAAGATTCATTTAAATAAAGCATTCTAGCCAAAATAAATTTTctggataaatatataaatatgttaaaggggttctccaagaatttaagaaaatacttaaatattactttattataaatatattcccaaatacctttgattagttataatggctcattttgtctggggagcaatcatcaggagaaatataACGGCCGCCCTCctattagtccacacaaaacctgtcctaatcacacaggaggacaagttacttcacaacactgaggtaaagagctgcctcatcctcctctctgttctacttgtcagggattgtgatccttcctgaatacagctaataagatcttcagcagaatctctgtaggaatggagatcaTGAGGAAACAGCTGAAGTAAAGagaggacagtcaggacaggctgtggtaatagagactgcatacaagtgctgcggcCAATCAGGCacacccccacctcctctctgtacttcatgtctcctcagaaactccattcctacagatcttcagctgaagatcttatcataaTCCCTGgccagcagagaggaggatgaagcagctcTTTATCTTAGTTCTGTGTGATtatgacaggttttgtgtggactaatagGACGTCGGCCATTTAAcctaataattgctccccagacaaaatgtgccattatagctaatgaaaggtatttgggaatatatttataataaagtaatatttaaatatttccattttattaattcccggataacccctttaagtttgtatGGGTTTGCCTCTTACCAGGTCCTACAGCAAGATGTCCTGTGTGGACAAGAATTGTTTCAGTGGGTGCTGTACCTCATGTAACTCTAATGCTTCCTCACTTACAACTGCCTCCAAATCAAGAATTTGGGGTTTTATATTTGTGGACTGGGACCAATAGATTGGTGTCCTTAAACTTCCATATAGTTTGGTCACTAAATTGTAATTTACAGTGGTTTCCAAAAGGAGATTTACTATGTTGGGATTTTCTACAAGGTGAAtgaaaaccctttaaaaacatTGTTAGAAGTGTATCTGTTTTCTTCTCTTACTCACTTCACATTTTGTTTCTTGTGCTTTTAGAAACTCGGAGAAGTGGTGATCAAGTTCCTAGAGCGCGATCTGCAGCCTTCCTGCCAATTAGTCTGTCTAGAAACCATACGCATCCTTTCTCGAGACAAATATGGATTAGCCCCTTTCACCAGCCGCTCTGCAATGCAAATCTTGGCCAGATATGCAGGTCTGGACTACTCTGATGAGATGGAGGTGTCTTGTATCCCAGATAGCGAGAGTGCAGTCGAAGCTCTGAAGGGCCTCTGTAATATTGTTTACAACAGTGTTGAAGCccaagaagtggccactgagttGCGTCTGGTGTGTGGCTTGGCTCGTCGCCTCAAGCTCTACAATGAAACCAGGTCATCTCATGAGAGCAAGTTCTTCGACCTTCGCTTGCTCTTTCTTCTCACAGCTCTCAGAGTGGATGTACGGAGGCAGCTAGCCCGAGAGTTGAGAGGGGTCAGTCTTCTGACTGACGCTTTGGAAAGCACACTGGCTTTGAAATGGTCTGACATCTACGAGGTGGTAACAGATCATCTAGCGCCACCTTTAGGCAAAGAAGAAACTGAAAGAGTGATGGAAATCCTAAAGACCCTCTTTAACATTACGTTTGATATCAGCCGAAGGGAAGTCGATGAGGTGGGTGTTACATTTTTTACATAGTAATAAAAAACCCTTTCTAAAAATCTGTTTCCACTTGGAGAGGAGGCCATAAATGCCTGCTGACGGTCTATTAAATACACACAGAGTAgaagaaaatattaaaaatggGTTTGATGATGGCTAGGAAATGCATAATATCAGAAACACTGAGAGTCTTGTGGAAACAGAGTCAGTTTTATCTGTGGTCCTTGACTCTATTCTGGGTCCCCACTTAAGGATGGCGAGTCATGTGAAGAAGACACTAAAACTGAGCTTGAAACTTAGGGTTATCCCATGacgaatgtaaaaaatgaaaatcggacatcatatagtacatgacaatctatttctaagaaaactagaatcagccctgtacctcacatggattcagggttctccctattcattgctctgctagatttatatcgagctgaaagctcaaggggcgtgtctttctgctgcagctcagggggcgtgtccaagcTCCCCCTATCGCAGCTcgggaggcagttaaaggatgaaactgagcatgtgcggccttctcagtgaacaggtcaaagaaataagaaaaaaaaaaaagaaattactaaagtattcagatccaggtgctggtttgaaaactattgAATATTTTTCGCGGGATAACTGCTTTAAATTACTGCCGCAGGAGGCACAGTGTTTAGCAGTTAGTCACAACTGGGTACACAGCTTGATGGTTACAGAGGTTTCATAAGTTTACTAGGGGTAACTAAATAATCTTCTGTGAAGGTAAGGAGCCTAATAGTACACAGCACGTCTTCTATATACAGTACCTCTCCCTGGGGGCCCTAAGCACACTGCTCAGTGTCTGACAACAACTCCTCCTAGAAAGATGGGGCAGAGCACATGGATCAGCACTCTCTGGTCATAGCTACACTATGTATGATATCAACAATCTTCCTGCTCCCAACTTTCATCCTCCCGTCAACTGCCTCTCTCCTTCCTCTGATTCAGACTCAACATCCGATTGGCTGTCGGCTCAGCGCAATTCTTATTGGTGCATGGTCCTCTTTTAACCACATGTACCCTTCATACGCAAGAGGACAGACAGACATAGAAACAGGGACATCTCCATTACACTCAAGTGATATATGAAACAATGTAAAGGGGCTTCCCCACCCTCTTTACACACCCATTAAAATCGGTGGATGTGTAAGGGAGTtatgttttaaaagggttttccaggatttttttcccctctggataagtcatcagtatcggaTCGGTGTGGGTTCAACACCcgggactcctgccgatcagctattttgagaaggcagtggcactccgCTGCCTTTTTGCAGCTTACTacgcacagcactgtacatgcttgcactcagccccattcacctagaaaaagcagagagaaggatgaggTGCCCAcaggagtgccactgccttctctaacagctgatctgcgggggtcctgggtgtcagaccccctacGAATtggatacagatgacctatccagaggacaggtcatcagtatgaaaatctcggaaaaaaccctttaagtattGCATTAATTGAAGTTTCATGCCCTGGACCTGCCAGCTTGGTGGAGTACAACACCATCAAGTTGGTAGGCATTAGGACCAGGCTACCCGGCCAGAAGTCTTTCTCCACCTCTTGCTGGGTAGCGTGAGGATTAGTAATGGAGCGAGCTCCTGAGGATctggtgtagaggatgggagtggtagtggccctaatgAGGTATTATGTCCCAGTGTACGCCCTCAGGCTGTTGCTTCCTGCGGATCAGTGCGCtggaaaggtggtttgaagaatcagACTAGAAGTAAATGAATAAAAGGCTCTCTCTTTACTCAGTGCAAAATATAAgttgtggcacatccagcagtaataggtacaaagtgcagtttctgttGCCAgttgaggtatggtggctggttatGTGGCAATTAAATGGCACTGTAAAGCTGTAGGTTCTGGTCACTCAGCTGACTAAATGACTAATAGTCTTGATACTGTGAATCTATCTGCAGTAGTGGACTCGCAGGAGAACTTGGTACCTTGAGGAAGGAGCTCTAGCATGTACCTCCTTTCTCTCCACTGTCTAGACTGGAACTCCCCCTACTGGCAGGAAGTAGTATCAGCCTACTCCTACAAAGAAGGAAGGAACAGGGTGATTGaccctgtccctgccaaccatacctcttCTGCTGgatataataaaacatttgtaGATACCACCAGGTCTAGGGTACTACAGTAATATTTCTATCCAGTCTAGACACTCCTCTGTGACCAAAGCAGCCTGGACTGCATTTtcttacactgatacattgtagctagggatgagcaaatcgacttcggatgaaacatccgaagtcgattcgcataaaactttgttctaatactctatggagcaggagctccgtacagtattagaatgtattggctccgatgagccaaagttattgcttagcgaagtctcgcgagactttgcgtaataccttcataaattaaaaaactatttcccgaacttgggtttaGTTCCAAGTGGTAACTATCTACAGTAGATAAAGACATGCTTCTGGTGTATTCAACTCACACAGGATTTCCTGTACTGGAGGCCAATAGATGTGAGTATTAATAGATCTGTACAGGTTTCCAGGCTTTAGATGTAAACTAGAATGTTGCTCTTCACTGACAGCAACATAATCAGAGATAAAGGGCTCATAAATAGATAATCTTGTATCTCCGTGCAGATGGTCTCTGTGGTAGATGGTCTATTTCCGGCAGTGTCCATGCCATGCTGTGTTCTAATACTTCTCAGACCTAATTAACTGGAAATTACCCAGTGTAATTTACATTAATTACTGTCATAATTACTCTTAGTAATGAGGGCCTTGCAGCACCAAATTACAAATACAACCTCTTATGAGAGATCAGCATAACTCAATTCTAGCGAGACCGACCGAGGAAGATTTACTAAAGTAAATGTTATGTGATTATTCATTAAGGTGCAGAAGTTTAATGGCTGTCCACCTTTGGTTATAAGGGAGCAAAGGTTTGATGTGCCCCAGATATTCTGTTGTAATAAATCCTAGTATTCTTCATTAAAGCTAGAGCATAAAAAAGCACACCATCCAAAACTATAGagaaaaggaaatatttcttagTTTCTATTTGCTTTCGTCGTCTTCAGTTTTATTTCCTCACTTTGGAAGTCAtgtaaagggaaattctcatTCACCCAGAAGCATCCGGATCATGCTCTTTGGCTGGTGACAAGATCAACACTGCCGTCTAATGAGAATTTTACAGTATTACATGGATCAAATGACAAACCCTTCTCTAAAGCCAGGACTTTTCCATATAACTCATTAGTTCTCCTGAGTTGTAGCCTATGGGCCACCATGTCTCCTGCTATGTTCCTGTGGTCAACAGATGTCGTCTAGCTGACCAGTTAATTTATTAAGAAAATTGAACCTTCTTCTGCAGATTCCAAATATGATTTTTGTTAACGTGTTTCTTGTTTGATCATTTAAAAAGGGCTATTGAACAGGATAAAAAAACGATAATACAGCTATTACTAACATTTACTAGTAGGGATGTAGATGTTTCCAGTAGCAACTTACTGTTCTGTCACTTTTGTCTCCACTTTTCTACACTGTGAATTCATTTTTATTTGTCTCCTAATGATCGCAGGAAGATGCAGCTCTCTACCGCCATCTGGCTGCTATTCTTAGGCACTGCTTACTCCGACAAAGTGACGGAGAAGACAGGACAGAGGAATTCCATGGGTAAGATCCCTACTTGGCGACGCAGTTTTTATAGGCATCCGTGATATGGAAAGAAGATTATTATaaatagaattttagaaattaCTGATCTGAATGGTAATAAATTGCAAACAAATGTGCTTTCAGCTGATCTATATAGCTCAAAGGATGCAATGAGcagtatgaaaataaaaaatctaaacaaatCTCTTCCAGCTGCAATTCTATATACAATTAATATATAGAGGGAGATTTATTAATATCATAAGATGTATGAGCACAAATATTGCTAACACATTGCATTCCTATATGCCATCTTACAACTGCACATATACATCAATATATGAATGTGTATAGTAAGAGTGGATAAAGCAGGCTTTTCAGGTTTTCTCTAAGTCGGGGGGGAGTAGGAGTCATGGGGGTTTTCCATGAGTGGGCAGGGGAATCAAACTCGTAGGCTTTCTGTGAGTGGGCAGAGGAaagtaggactcacaggcttttgcTATGAGTGAACAAGGGACATCAGGacccaaatgtttcctgtaagaTTGAGGGGGAAAGCAGGACACACAGGCCTTCTCTATAGCTGGGTGAGGAAAAGTAGGAGTCACAGACTCTTGCTATGAATGAGCATGGGAAAGTAGGACTCAGAAGCTTGCTCTAAAACAGTGAGTGGGAAAACAGGGCTCACAGGGTTTCTCGAGGAGTATTGGTAGCATTTTTCTATAATTCTATGTAATTTTATTATAAAACCAAAACCATGGTCAATAACATCTGTATTCTTGTACAGACACACGGTGAATCTTCTGGTCAATCTGCCTCTGATGTGTCTTGATGTTCTGCTGACTCCTAAGGTTGAACTTGGCTCTGTGGAGTACATGGGAATGAATATGGATACTGTGGAGGTTCTGCTTCAGTTCCTGGACAGGAGGTTGGACAGGGTCAGTAAAAAGTATTTTGAAAcatattttgttttctttttgggccctgctgtaggcagactgggcatactgggagttgtcatTTCACAAACAGCTAGAGAACCGCTGTTTACCCATCCATATtctctttcttctctctctctctctctctctcgctttttctctctctctctctcgcttttctttctctctctcgctttttctctctctctctcgctttttctctctctctcgctttttctctctctctcgctttctctctctctctctcgcttttcattctcttctctcctctctcgctttttctctctcctctctcgcttttctctctctctctctcgttttTCTCTCTAGCTTctgctttttctctctctctctctcgctttttcttctctctctctcgcttTGCTCTATCTCTCgcgtttctctctctctctctctcgctctagCGTTTTCTCTCCtcgctctctcctctctctctctctctcgcttttctcgctctctctcttttctctctctcttctctctctctctctcttctctctcgctttttcttcctctctctccctctcgcttttttttctttttctctctatctctcttcgcttttgctctctctctctctctctcttttctctctctcttctctctctctctctcgctgtttcgATCTCTCTCTCTtcgtctctcgctctctctctcgctttttctctctctctctctctctctctctctctctctctctcgctttttctctctctctctctctctctcgctttttctctctctctctctcgctttttctctctctctcgcttTTAAAATGATGATACTTTTTGTTGCTGTAGGGCCACAAGTTACGAGAGACTCTGACTCCTGTTTTGAACCTCCTTACTGAAAGTTCACGTGTCCATCGAGAGACTCGAAAGTTTCTCCGAGCTAAGGTGAGACAGTAACCCGTTACATCTCTGACCCCAAGCTGTTAATTACAGCTCACCTAGTAACTGGTAACTCTCCACATCATTCCCTAGTCATCTGAGAAATCCTGTGGATAATTGTAGAGGTTTTCAATAATAACATTATATTAGGCACTATTAGGAAATTCTCTATTAGAGGGGTTCTCCAAGACCGAgaacctttattttatttttcatttggcCAGGCAGGGTGCATGGATTAAAAAAAGCTTACCTGCTCCTGACATTTCTGGTTCCAGTACCAAGATCCCTTCTCCTCCCCTTCTGGTCATTGCTAGATTGGACATCCTTCTGGACAATCAGTGGCAACATGTGCAGGTATGTCACATGACCGCTGAGGCAATTGAGTGGCCGCCAATGGTGATGTGTGTGGAGGAGAAAGGAGCTCAGTGCTGGAACCAGAGCACAAGTGACAGATGAGTCTTTTGCACCTTGCCTGGCCATAAGAATATTGGCTCCTGATTTTAGAGTACTCCAGAGGACTCTTGTTTAACAGCCTATGAGCATTTCTTTCTGTAGGACCTGGTAAGTCAGTGCATTAACCGGAAatacattgatttcaatggggattGTGTGGTGCTTCATTTTTCCAGTGGTGGTGTGATAGGGAATAAACTCCACAAATTACATCTAATTGCTGGGGCTCCCACCAGCGGGACACCCTATGATTAGCTCCATGCCAGGCAAACCTTCTAGCAAAGGAAACAACTCTGAGTGCTCTGAGAACTTTGTAGTGCTTACCAGAATGTCTGATTCCAGGTGTTACCACCTTTGAGAGATGTAAAGAACCGCCCGGAGGTTGGAAATACCCTGCGCAATAAGCTAGTCCGCCTGATGACCCACGTAGACACAGATGTAAAACATTGTGCAGCAGAGTTCCTATTTGTCCTTTGTAAAGAAAACGGTGAGTGGCAGATGACTCCTCCTCCTTGTAATCTGGATTTTACAGCAAAGTGTTGTGTTCTTGTCATAACGGTAAAAAAGGGGCACTGTGATAACaaagtgacattttatttttcattttttatttcatgtcaATTTATGGAAAGATAAATCatgacatattaaaggggttctctctggGAATAATAAAATGTTATCAAGTGCCAGAAGCCGATCTCTCTAAACAGATTATTTATACTTACTTGATTCCTgccttgtagttttacaacagctggaggaccgcagtttgaggatgtctgATCTAAAcctttccattgtagctctggctttaTGTTTAGAgttgttgtcctgctgaaaggtgaACCTGTGCCCCAGTCTGAAGACctctgcagcctctaccaggttttcctccaggattgccctgtatttagcgccATCCATCTTctcattaaaggagttctccaggaattaagaaaatgaaaaatacttaaatattattttagtataaatatattccaaaatacaTGTCATTAGTTATGATAGCTCATTTTTTTCTaggaagcaatcattaggagaaataaaatggccgctgtcttaTTAGTACGCACAAAACCTGGCCTAATCAAACAGAAGGACAAGCTACTTCACAAcaatgagctaaagagctgcctcatactCCTctatgctctgcttgtcagggattatggtcctgagaagatcttcagctgaatctctttaGGAATGGAGTTCGTGAGGAGACATGATCTACAGAGAGGAGGATGGTGAtgtgggtaatgagcagcagcacctgtatgcagtctccattaccacagtctgccctgtccatcatctctgtacttcatgtcttctcatgagctccattcctaTAGAGATTTAGCTAaagatcagctgtattcaggattctAATCCCTAACAGAGTGGAGGATGAGGCATCTCTTTACCTCCATGTTCTGAAAtgtcttgtcctcctgtgtgattaagaAAAGGTTTTAGTCTCATATGACCAGAGGCCCTTCTtcgacatgtttgctgtgtcccctacatggcttgtggcaaactacaAACAGGACTTTTTATTGCTTGTGAGGTGATCGTTCTCTGCTTAGACCTTGCGTAAACTTTTATTATGAGGTCATTAAGTAATATCATTAATAGGCTAAGGCTAGAACAGCTGTATAAATTGTGACATCACATGATACAAACACGGCGCTAAATC
The Bufo gargarizans isolate SCDJY-AF-19 chromosome 2, ASM1485885v1, whole genome shotgun sequence genome window above contains:
- the RIC8A gene encoding synembryn-A, with the protein product MDLDAILDKLETGEQELVQKALIEYNKENSQCFFFNSEQREQRKKLGEVVIKFLERDLQPSCQLVCLETIRILSRDKYGLAPFTSRSAMQILARYAGLDYSDEMEVSCIPDSESAVEALKGLCNIVYNSVEAQEVATELRLVCGLARRLKLYNETRSSHESKFFDLRLLFLLTALRVDVRRQLARELRGVSLLTDALESTLALKWSDIYEVVTDHLAPPLGKEETERVMEILKTLFNITFDISRREVDEEDAALYRHLAAILRHCLLRQSDGEDRTEEFHGHTVNLLVNLPLMCLDVLLTPKVELGSVEYMGMNMDTVEVLLQFLDRRLDRGHKLRETLTPVLNLLTESSRVHRETRKFLRAKVLPPLRDVKNRPEVGNTLRNKLVRLMTHVDTDVKHCAAEFLFVLCKENVSRFVKYTGYGNAAGLLAARGLLAGGRGEGRYSEDEDTDTEEYREAKPNINPVTGRVEEKQPNPMDGMTDEQKEYEAMKLVSMFDKLSREQIIQPMGVTSDGRLEPLDEAAQKMLQQQESSDLETDSD